Proteins from a single region of Belliella baltica DSM 15883:
- the leuS gene encoding leucine--tRNA ligase, with amino-acid sequence MADYNSQEIEKKWQTYWEKNQIFNAKVDASKPKFYSLDMFPYPSGAGLHVGHPLGYIASDIITRYKRLQGFNVLHPMGYDSFGLPAEQYAIQTGQHPAVTTEQNIKRYTEQLKNIGFAFDWDKEVRTSDPAYYRWTQWIFMQLFKSYYDKDEDKAKSIDSLISRFENKGNAGVNAVCDEDTSEFSASDWNNFNQEKQQEILLKYRLTFLAETTVNWCAALGTVLSNDEVKDGFSERGGHPVERKKMMQWSMRITAYADRLLKGLDTVEWTEPIKEMQRNWIGKSKGAEMVFQVKGHDKQIKVFTTRIDTIYGVTYLALAPEHDYVEDLITEDQRTTAEAYVEVAKNRSERDRMTDVKTISGAFTGSYAINPFNGEEIQIWIADYVLAGYGTGAVMAVPAHDERDYNFAKHFGLEIRQVIEGSMEEGSFPGKGGTIINSDFLSGLEMQAAMDKAIEFVEERKIGKGKIQFRMRDAIFTRQRYWGEPLPVYFKDGLPYLIEEKDLPLVLPEVDKYLPTEDGEPPLARAKNWNYKTAEGEFPLERSTMPGWAGSSWYFFRYMDPKNETQFVDQEIAKYWGAVDLYIGGAEHATGHLLYSRFWTKFLFDIGVVNIEEPFQKMINQGMIQGRSNFVYRIKGSNKFISLGLKDDYETSAMHVDVNIVHNDQLNLDKFKTWRPDLADAEFILEDGKYICGAEVEKMSKSKYNVVNPDDIIERYGADTLRLYEMFLGPLEQFKPWNTNGIDGVSKFLKKLWKLYHDSNGEVSISNEAPSQEELKTLHKTIKKTEEDLENYSFNTSVASFMICVNELTALKCNKKAILEPLAILVSPYAPHIAEELWAILGNEKSIIYASFPEFKEEFLIENSHEYPVSINGKMRTKLSLSLSLTKEEIEKAALEDEIVQKWLEGNAPKKMIVVPGKIVNIVI; translated from the coding sequence ATGGCTGATTATAACTCGCAGGAAATAGAGAAAAAGTGGCAGACATATTGGGAAAAGAACCAGATTTTCAATGCCAAAGTTGATGCAAGCAAACCTAAATTCTATTCTTTGGATATGTTTCCTTATCCCTCAGGTGCGGGGTTGCATGTGGGACATCCATTAGGTTACATTGCTTCTGATATCATTACTCGATACAAAAGACTTCAAGGCTTCAATGTGCTTCATCCGATGGGTTATGATTCTTTTGGTCTTCCAGCGGAACAATATGCCATTCAAACTGGTCAGCATCCAGCAGTGACAACTGAGCAAAATATCAAAAGATATACTGAGCAATTGAAAAATATCGGTTTTGCTTTTGATTGGGATAAGGAAGTGAGAACTTCGGATCCTGCTTATTATCGTTGGACCCAATGGATCTTTATGCAGCTTTTCAAGAGCTATTATGATAAGGATGAAGACAAAGCCAAAAGTATAGATTCTTTGATCAGTAGGTTTGAGAATAAGGGAAATGCAGGAGTGAATGCCGTTTGTGATGAAGACACGAGTGAATTTTCAGCATCAGACTGGAATAATTTCAATCAAGAAAAACAACAAGAAATCCTTTTAAAATATAGATTGACTTTTTTGGCAGAAACCACTGTAAACTGGTGCGCTGCCTTGGGGACTGTGCTCTCCAATGACGAAGTGAAAGATGGCTTTTCTGAAAGAGGAGGACATCCTGTTGAACGAAAAAAGATGATGCAGTGGTCGATGCGAATCACTGCTTATGCAGACAGATTACTAAAAGGCTTGGACACCGTTGAATGGACAGAACCAATTAAAGAAATGCAACGCAACTGGATTGGAAAATCCAAGGGTGCGGAGATGGTTTTCCAAGTCAAAGGGCATGACAAGCAAATCAAGGTTTTTACCACAAGAATAGATACCATCTATGGTGTCACCTATTTGGCATTGGCTCCTGAACATGATTATGTAGAAGACTTGATCACAGAAGATCAAAGAACTACAGCAGAAGCTTATGTAGAAGTAGCCAAAAACCGCTCAGAAAGAGATAGGATGACAGATGTCAAGACCATTTCGGGAGCATTTACAGGTTCTTATGCTATCAATCCATTCAATGGAGAAGAAATTCAGATATGGATCGCTGATTATGTCTTAGCAGGATATGGGACAGGTGCTGTGATGGCTGTTCCAGCACATGACGAGAGAGATTATAATTTTGCCAAGCACTTTGGACTTGAAATCCGTCAGGTGATTGAAGGAAGCATGGAAGAAGGGTCTTTTCCTGGAAAAGGTGGAACCATCATCAATTCTGACTTTTTATCTGGATTAGAAATGCAGGCAGCAATGGACAAAGCCATTGAATTCGTAGAAGAAAGAAAAATCGGGAAAGGTAAAATTCAATTCAGAATGCGTGATGCGATTTTCACGCGTCAGCGCTATTGGGGCGAACCACTTCCAGTCTATTTCAAAGATGGACTTCCTTATTTGATTGAAGAAAAGGATTTGCCATTGGTGCTTCCTGAGGTAGATAAATATCTTCCAACCGAAGATGGTGAACCTCCTTTGGCTAGAGCAAAAAACTGGAATTACAAAACAGCTGAAGGTGAATTTCCATTGGAAAGAAGCACCATGCCAGGCTGGGCAGGCTCGAGTTGGTATTTCTTCCGCTACATGGATCCAAAAAATGAAACTCAATTCGTGGATCAAGAAATCGCCAAATATTGGGGTGCTGTTGATTTATATATCGGTGGAGCTGAACATGCTACCGGACATCTTCTTTATTCAAGATTTTGGACGAAGTTCTTATTTGATATCGGCGTAGTCAATATCGAAGAGCCATTCCAAAAAATGATTAACCAAGGTATGATTCAAGGAAGGTCAAATTTTGTGTACAGAATCAAAGGAAGCAACAAATTTATCAGCTTGGGATTGAAGGATGATTATGAAACTTCTGCTATGCATGTGGATGTGAATATTGTCCACAATGATCAATTGAACTTAGATAAATTCAAAACTTGGAGACCGGATTTAGCAGATGCGGAATTTATTCTTGAGGACGGAAAATATATATGTGGTGCGGAAGTTGAGAAAATGTCCAAATCGAAATATAATGTCGTCAATCCAGACGATATTATAGAACGATATGGCGCGGATACTTTGAGACTTTATGAAATGTTCTTGGGTCCATTGGAGCAATTCAAACCTTGGAACACCAATGGAATAGACGGTGTATCGAAATTCTTAAAGAAGCTTTGGAAACTTTACCATGACAGTAATGGTGAAGTGTCTATTTCCAATGAAGCTCCAAGCCAGGAAGAGTTGAAAACATTGCACAAAACAATCAAAAAGACTGAAGAAGATTTAGAGAATTATTCTTTCAATACTTCAGTAGCTTCTTTTATGATCTGTGTGAATGAACTGACTGCACTCAAATGCAATAAGAAAGCTATTTTGGAGCCACTTGCAATTTTGGTTTCTCCTTATGCACCCCATATCGCAGAAGAGCTGTGGGCAATCTTGGGCAATGAAAAATCTATCATTTATGCGAGTTTCCCAGAATTCAAGGAAGAGTTTTTGATAGAAAACAGCCATGAATATCCAGTTTCCATCAATGGGAAAATGAGGACAAAACTTTCACTTTCTTTGAGTTTGACGAAAGAAGAGATAGAAAAAGCAGCTTTGGAAGACGAAATCGTACAGAAATGGCTGGAAGGCAATGCTCCTAAAAAGATGATTGTTGTGCCTGGAAAGATTGTCAATATTGTTATTTAA
- a CDS encoding FKBP-type peptidyl-prolyl cis-trans isomerase, with amino-acid sequence MKITKNSVVGLTYELKVSKDEEEVESAPFSVEVRDGEDPFYFLFGNSGLPEKFEEELAGKEKGDKFNFIIISEDAYGEADEEMIMALPKSQFNDQNGFEPNMLEEGNFLPLVDENGFPMQAKVIKDLGEEILLDFNHPLVGFDLHFDGEIFDVREATEEELEHGHVHGEHGHQH; translated from the coding sequence ATGAAAATTACAAAAAACTCAGTAGTAGGGCTTACCTATGAACTCAAAGTAAGCAAGGACGAGGAAGAAGTGGAATCTGCACCATTCAGTGTGGAAGTAAGAGATGGGGAAGATCCCTTTTATTTCCTTTTTGGAAATAGTGGTTTACCTGAAAAATTCGAAGAAGAACTCGCTGGAAAAGAAAAAGGAGATAAATTTAATTTTATCATCATTTCAGAAGATGCTTATGGAGAAGCAGATGAAGAAATGATTATGGCATTGCCAAAAAGTCAGTTTAATGATCAAAATGGATTTGAGCCGAATATGCTTGAAGAAGGAAATTTCCTTCCTTTGGTAGATGAAAATGGCTTCCCAATGCAAGCAAAAGTAATCAAAGACCTTGGCGAAGAAATCTTGTTGGATTTCAATCATCCTTTGGTAGGATTTGACCTTCACTTCGATGGAGAGATTTTTGATGTCAGAGAAGCAACAGAAGAAGAACTCGAGCACGGTCATGTGCATGGAGAACATGGGCATCAGCATTGA
- a CDS encoding adenosine kinase, which yields MKKYDVTGIGNALVDIEFKVKDQFFIDNQVEKGLMTLVDEDRQNALMNVINTAEAKKQCGGSAANTVIAVSQFGGKSYYSCKVANDELGKFFVADMKEAGVENNLNPEKLEEGITGKCLVMVTEDAERTMNTFLGITQTYSVADVNEAAIKDSKYLYIEGYLVTSENGKAAMRHAKKLAEDNGVKVAMTFSDPAMVKYFKEAFDDVIGHSVDMLFANEEEAMLYTGKDNLKEAREELKKVAKHFVITQGKNGAMIYDGDTFIDIEPYSTTAIDSNGAGDMFAGAFMYGITNGHSYASSGKLASMASSKIVSQFGPRLQWHEAKDILARLNP from the coding sequence ATGAAGAAGTACGACGTAACAGGCATTGGAAATGCACTTGTAGATATTGAGTTTAAAGTTAAAGATCAGTTTTTTATCGACAATCAAGTTGAAAAGGGCTTGATGACTTTGGTAGATGAAGACAGGCAGAATGCCTTGATGAATGTCATCAATACAGCGGAAGCTAAAAAACAATGTGGAGGTTCTGCTGCCAATACTGTAATCGCAGTGAGTCAGTTTGGTGGAAAATCCTATTACTCATGCAAAGTAGCCAATGATGAGTTAGGTAAATTTTTCGTTGCAGATATGAAAGAAGCAGGTGTGGAAAATAACCTGAATCCTGAAAAACTGGAAGAAGGAATCACTGGAAAATGTCTGGTGATGGTAACAGAAGATGCGGAACGTACGATGAATACTTTCTTGGGAATCACTCAAACATATTCTGTAGCGGATGTCAATGAAGCAGCTATCAAAGATTCCAAATATCTCTACATCGAAGGCTACTTAGTGACTTCCGAAAATGGTAAAGCAGCCATGCGTCATGCCAAGAAATTAGCGGAAGACAATGGAGTGAAAGTAGCCATGACTTTCTCTGACCCTGCTATGGTGAAGTATTTCAAAGAGGCATTTGATGATGTAATCGGTCATAGTGTTGATATGCTTTTTGCCAATGAAGAAGAGGCCATGCTTTATACAGGAAAAGATAATCTGAAGGAAGCGAGAGAAGAATTGAAGAAAGTAGCCAAACATTTTGTAATCACCCAAGGAAAAAATGGGGCGATGATTTATGATGGGGATACTTTTATAGATATAGAACCGTATTCAACAACTGCTATTGACAGTAATGGAGCAGGTGATATGTTTGCAGGAGCATTTATGTATGGGATCACTAATGGCCATTCTTATGCTTCAAGTGGAAAGTTAGCATCCATGGCAAGTTCAAAAATTGTCAGTCAATTTGGTCCGCGATTACAATGGCACGAGGCCAAAGACATATTGGCAAGGTTAAATCCTTAA
- a CDS encoding glycerophosphodiester phosphodiesterase: MKKILLFALAMLPMILQAQFSYDLQGHRGARGLMPENTIPAMIKALDLGVTTLELDLAVTKDGEVIISHEPYMNPLICLTPEGKEIPEGDRSHNIYQMTFEEVKQYDSGSKYHSGFPQQVKFHVTKPRLKDLFEVVEKYVADHDLPQPNYNIEIKSSPEGDDVYHPSPAEFSDMVYKLIDSSISWDRVNIQSFDFRVLKYYNQKYPEVTLAMLITDSRKSQEQLKELGFQPEIYSPYFVALTKDVVSDLKGKGMKVIPWTVNTTEQMQNLLDMGVDGIITDFPNLAPKR; encoded by the coding sequence ATGAAAAAGATTCTCCTTTTTGCTTTAGCTATGCTGCCAATGATTTTACAAGCACAGTTTTCTTATGATCTTCAAGGCCACCGTGGTGCGCGTGGTCTGATGCCGGAAAATACTATTCCAGCGATGATCAAAGCTTTGGATTTGGGAGTGACTACGCTTGAGTTGGATTTGGCAGTGACCAAAGATGGAGAGGTCATCATTTCGCATGAACCTTATATGAATCCATTGATTTGTCTAACACCTGAGGGGAAAGAAATTCCTGAAGGAGATAGAAGTCATAATATTTATCAAATGACATTCGAAGAGGTGAAGCAATACGATTCAGGCTCGAAATATCATTCAGGATTTCCACAGCAAGTCAAGTTTCATGTGACCAAACCAAGACTGAAGGATCTTTTTGAAGTGGTAGAGAAATATGTAGCCGATCACGATTTGCCTCAGCCAAATTACAATATCGAGATCAAAAGCAGTCCTGAAGGTGATGATGTTTATCATCCTAGTCCGGCTGAGTTTTCGGATATGGTTTACAAACTAATAGATTCCAGTATTTCATGGGACCGAGTGAATATACAGTCTTTCGATTTCCGTGTTTTAAAATATTACAATCAAAAATATCCTGAGGTGACTTTGGCGATGCTCATTACTGACTCAAGGAAATCACAGGAGCAATTGAAGGAACTTGGTTTTCAGCCAGAGATTTATTCTCCTTATTTCGTGGCTTTGACAAAGGATGTGGTTAGTGATTTGAAGGGAAAAGGTATGAAAGTAATTCCTTGGACTGTGAATACCACTGAACAAATGCAAAACTTGCTAGATATGGGTGTAGATGGAATTATCACAGATTTCCCAAATTTGGCTCCAAAACGTTGA
- the rimO gene encoding 30S ribosomal protein S12 methylthiotransferase RimO — protein sequence MKARTLKKDKVNIITMGCSKNLVDSEVLLTQLKGNGINASHESEKDDNNIIINTCGFIDNAKQESIDTILQYVDAKEQGLVDKVYVTGCLSQRYKDDLEKEIPQVDAFFGTRDLPAILKKFKADYKHELVGERLLTHSSHYAYMKISEGCDRPCSFCAIPLMRGGHISRSIEDLVKEAEHKAANGTKELLLIAQDSTYYGLDLYKKRRLADLMRALSDVNGIDWIRLHYAYPTGFPMDVIDVMKERPNICNYLDIPLQHGSTSVLKTMRRGTTREKQEELIHSIRDIMPDIAIRTTLIAGHPGEGEAEFQEMVEFVEKMKFERLGVFTYSHEENTHAGAMEDIIPQEEKQARANHLMGIQEQISYDLNQEKIGKTFKVLIDKKEGGHFVGRTEYDSVEVDNEVLIDAAKHYCRVGDFVDVKITDATEFDLYGDVQDTQ from the coding sequence GTGAAAGCGAGAACATTAAAAAAAGACAAGGTCAATATCATCACCATGGGATGCTCCAAGAATTTGGTAGATTCCGAGGTGCTTTTGACCCAACTCAAAGGAAATGGCATCAATGCTAGCCATGAATCGGAAAAGGATGATAATAATATCATCATCAATACTTGTGGTTTTATTGACAATGCTAAGCAAGAGTCTATTGATACAATTTTACAATATGTAGATGCCAAAGAACAAGGTTTGGTTGATAAAGTATATGTGACGGGTTGTCTTTCTCAGCGTTACAAGGATGATTTGGAAAAGGAAATTCCACAAGTAGATGCATTTTTTGGGACGAGAGACTTGCCCGCGATTTTGAAAAAATTCAAAGCAGATTATAAACATGAATTGGTAGGGGAGCGCTTACTGACGCATTCATCGCATTATGCTTATATGAAGATTTCAGAGGGCTGTGACAGACCTTGCTCCTTCTGCGCTATCCCATTAATGCGAGGAGGACATATTTCTAGATCCATCGAAGATCTAGTCAAAGAAGCGGAACATAAGGCTGCCAATGGTACCAAAGAATTGCTTTTGATTGCCCAAGATTCCACCTATTATGGTTTGGATTTGTATAAAAAGAGGAGATTGGCAGATTTGATGCGTGCTTTATCAGATGTGAATGGCATCGATTGGATTCGCTTGCACTATGCTTATCCTACGGGTTTCCCAATGGATGTCATAGATGTGATGAAAGAAAGACCAAATATTTGTAATTACCTCGATATTCCTTTGCAGCATGGATCCACTTCTGTATTGAAAACCATGCGTCGTGGAACGACAAGAGAAAAGCAGGAAGAGCTGATTCACTCTATCAGAGATATTATGCCTGATATTGCTATTCGAACCACCTTGATTGCCGGACATCCGGGTGAAGGAGAAGCTGAGTTTCAAGAAATGGTAGAGTTTGTGGAGAAAATGAAGTTTGAGCGCTTAGGAGTCTTTACGTATTCTCACGAGGAAAATACCCATGCAGGTGCGATGGAAGACATCATCCCGCAGGAAGAAAAACAAGCGAGAGCTAATCATTTGATGGGTATTCAGGAGCAGATTTCTTACGATCTTAATCAAGAGAAAATCGGAAAGACCTTCAAGGTTTTGATTGATAAAAAGGAAGGAGGTCATTTTGTTGGCAGAACAGAATACGACTCAGTCGAAGTCGATAATGAAGTGCTTATTGATGCAGCCAAACATTACTGCAGGGTTGGAGATTTCGTTGATGTCAAAATCACAGACGCTACGGAGTTTGACCTCTATGGAGATGTTCAAGACACACAATAA
- a CDS encoding helix-turn-helix domain-containing protein, whose protein sequence is MEELQIKNMVCPRCIMAVENLLFDKHIAFEKVVLGKAILLQKPSEKQLEELEADLMRMGFEILQDKDVQRIEKIKASLHQVLQSGEIPSGFNLMDYIKSILNEDYSKLSHLFSSMEGITIEKFFIELKIDKVKEWLFYEEMNLSEISYKLDYSSVQHLSSQFKKVTGMTPSDYKKMIKKSPEGWR, encoded by the coding sequence ATGGAAGAGCTTCAAATCAAAAATATGGTTTGCCCGAGATGCATTATGGCTGTCGAAAATCTACTTTTTGATAAGCACATAGCTTTCGAAAAGGTGGTTTTGGGAAAAGCAATTCTTCTTCAAAAGCCGAGTGAAAAGCAATTAGAAGAGCTTGAGGCTGACTTGATGAGAATGGGCTTTGAGATACTTCAAGATAAAGATGTTCAAAGAATAGAAAAAATAAAAGCTAGTCTACATCAGGTCTTACAGTCCGGAGAGATTCCTTCAGGCTTTAATCTAATGGATTATATCAAATCTATTCTCAATGAAGATTATAGCAAATTGAGTCACCTTTTTAGTAGCATGGAAGGTATTACCATAGAGAAATTTTTTATAGAACTCAAAATTGATAAAGTCAAAGAATGGCTCTTTTATGAAGAAATGAATCTGAGCGAAATTTCCTACAAACTTGATTACAGCTCTGTACAACACCTTTCTTCTCAATTTAAGAAAGTAACTGGAATGACTCCTTCCGATTATAAAAAGATGATCAAAAAAAGTCCGGAGGGTTGGAGGTGA
- a CDS encoding alpha-ketoacid dehydrogenase subunit alpha/beta: protein MNRNITASTPVIFERKGYSEETLLQLYRSLLVPRRIEEKMLILLRQGKISKWFSGWGQEAISIGAVNALEKDEFILPMHRNLGIFTGRDIPLEKLFAQFQGKKSGFTKGRDRSFHFGSREHHIVGMISHLGPQLAIADGIGLAHKLSKEEKVTLVFTGDGASSEGDFHEGLNVAAVWKLPVIFVVEHNGYGLSTPSEEQFAFQYFTEKGPGYGMETVRVDGNNVIEMYDCIKNLAEDIRKNPRPVLVEAITFRMRGHEEASGTKYVPKELMETWSLKDPVENYEKFLLNSGILSVKEKEKFNAEIKSAINEGLDIAFAEEAVKANTEEELADLFFPFKQKVIEPQSNSSSEKRFIDAISDGLSQSMEKYTNLILMGQDIGEYGGAFKITEGFKAKFGADRVRNTPLCESAIIGAGLGLSIKGYKAMVEMQFADFVSVGFNQIVNNLAKIHYRWGQNADVVVRMPTGAGVAAGPFHSQSNEAWFFHTPGLKIVYPSNPYDAKGLLNAALEDPNPYLYFEHKALYRSITAGIPDDYYTIEIGKANLAAEGNELSIITYGMGVHWAKTAVEELGIDADILDLRTLLPWDKEAVKVTVQKTGKVIFLQEDCLTGGIGGEICAWISEHCFELLDAPVLREGSLDTPIPFAPNLEKNFLPVDRFKEKLLKLKKY, encoded by the coding sequence ATGAATAGAAATATTACAGCTAGCACACCAGTGATTTTTGAAAGAAAAGGATACAGTGAAGAAACCCTTCTTCAACTCTACAGATCCCTGTTGGTTCCAAGACGGATTGAAGAAAAGATGTTGATTCTTCTTCGACAAGGGAAAATATCAAAATGGTTTAGTGGCTGGGGACAGGAAGCAATCTCTATTGGAGCTGTAAATGCCTTAGAAAAAGACGAATTCATTCTCCCAATGCATAGAAACTTGGGGATTTTCACAGGGAGAGATATTCCTTTAGAAAAGCTATTCGCACAGTTTCAGGGAAAAAAATCAGGTTTCACAAAAGGTCGAGATCGTTCTTTTCATTTTGGAAGTAGAGAACATCATATAGTGGGAATGATTTCACATCTAGGTCCACAGTTGGCTATTGCTGACGGAATTGGATTGGCACATAAATTATCCAAAGAGGAAAAAGTAACACTTGTCTTTACTGGTGATGGAGCAAGTTCGGAGGGTGATTTTCATGAAGGTTTGAATGTAGCAGCTGTTTGGAAACTTCCTGTGATCTTTGTTGTGGAGCACAATGGCTATGGGTTAAGCACGCCAAGTGAGGAGCAATTTGCATTCCAGTATTTCACTGAAAAAGGGCCGGGTTATGGCATGGAGACGGTTAGAGTTGATGGCAATAATGTGATCGAAATGTACGATTGCATCAAAAATCTGGCAGAAGATATCAGAAAAAACCCAAGACCTGTTCTCGTAGAAGCCATCACTTTTAGAATGCGAGGACATGAGGAAGCTTCAGGAACCAAGTATGTTCCCAAAGAGCTGATGGAAACCTGGTCGCTCAAAGATCCTGTAGAGAATTACGAAAAGTTTTTATTAAACTCTGGTATTTTGAGTGTAAAGGAAAAAGAAAAATTCAATGCTGAAATCAAATCAGCGATCAATGAAGGATTGGATATTGCTTTTGCAGAAGAGGCAGTAAAAGCCAATACAGAAGAGGAGTTGGCGGATCTATTTTTCCCTTTTAAACAAAAAGTCATTGAGCCACAAAGTAACTCATCATCCGAAAAACGATTTATTGATGCGATATCAGATGGTTTAAGTCAGTCTATGGAAAAATACACCAATTTGATCCTTATGGGACAGGACATTGGAGAATATGGGGGAGCTTTCAAAATTACAGAAGGCTTTAAAGCGAAGTTTGGAGCAGACCGGGTGAGAAACACCCCACTTTGTGAAAGTGCTATAATTGGTGCAGGTTTAGGACTTTCGATCAAAGGTTACAAAGCCATGGTAGAGATGCAATTTGCCGACTTTGTCTCTGTGGGATTCAATCAAATTGTAAACAACCTTGCAAAAATCCATTACCGTTGGGGACAAAATGCCGACGTAGTCGTTCGCATGCCAACAGGAGCGGGAGTTGCAGCAGGCCCTTTTCATTCCCAATCCAACGAAGCGTGGTTTTTCCACACACCTGGGTTGAAAATTGTCTATCCATCTAATCCATATGATGCAAAAGGCTTACTTAATGCCGCACTAGAAGACCCAAATCCTTATTTATATTTTGAGCATAAAGCATTGTACAGATCTATTACTGCAGGTATTCCAGACGATTATTATACAATAGAAATTGGGAAAGCCAATTTGGCAGCTGAAGGTAACGAACTCTCCATCATCACCTATGGCATGGGTGTGCATTGGGCTAAAACTGCTGTAGAAGAACTAGGAATTGATGCAGACATTCTAGATTTGAGGACATTACTTCCGTGGGACAAAGAAGCTGTCAAAGTAACTGTTCAAAAGACGGGTAAAGTAATTTTCCTTCAGGAAGATTGTCTGACAGGTGGTATTGGTGGAGAAATTTGTGCTTGGATTTCTGAACATTGTTTTGAGCTACTTGATGCACCGGTGCTGCGCGAGGGAAGTCTAGATACTCCTATTCCATTTGCACCAAATTTAGAGAAGAATTTTCTTCCAGTTGACCGCTTTAAAGAGAAGCTATTGAAGCTCAAAAAATATTGA
- the ftsY gene encoding signal recognition particle-docking protein FtsY codes for MGIFGFFSKEKKESLDQGLQKSSENIFSRLGKAVVGKSKVDEEILDELEEILITSDVGVDTTIKIIRRIEARVSRDKYVNTAELDLILREEVIGLLEENQSVDLADFDLPADKKPYVIMVVGVNGVGKTTTIGKLAHQFKQAGKSVVLGAADTFRAAAVDQLILWGKRVDVPVISHGMNTDPASVAFDTVKKAVEMNADVVIVDTAGRLHTKVNLMNELTKIKRVMQKFIEDAPHEILLVLDGSTGQNAFLQAKEFTKATDINALAITKLDGTAKGGVVIGISDQFKIPVKYIGVGEKMTDLQVFNRKEFVDSLFKKKK; via the coding sequence CCAAAGAGAAAAAGGAAAGTCTTGACCAAGGACTTCAAAAATCTAGTGAAAATATTTTTTCAAGACTCGGTAAGGCTGTTGTGGGTAAATCCAAAGTTGATGAGGAAATTCTAGATGAACTCGAAGAGATTCTGATCACTTCAGATGTTGGAGTGGATACCACAATCAAGATAATCAGAAGAATTGAAGCTCGGGTATCTCGAGATAAATATGTTAATACTGCTGAATTAGATCTTATCCTAAGAGAGGAAGTAATTGGCTTGCTTGAAGAAAATCAGAGTGTAGATTTAGCTGACTTTGATCTTCCTGCTGATAAAAAACCTTATGTCATTATGGTGGTAGGTGTCAATGGTGTAGGGAAGACTACAACTATTGGTAAACTCGCTCATCAGTTTAAGCAAGCTGGAAAATCCGTCGTATTAGGTGCTGCGGATACTTTCAGGGCAGCTGCGGTAGATCAATTGATTCTTTGGGGTAAACGTGTCGATGTGCCTGTGATTTCTCATGGTATGAATACCGATCCTGCTTCCGTAGCTTTTGATACAGTAAAAAAGGCTGTAGAAATGAATGCTGATGTGGTTATCGTAGATACTGCTGGTAGATTGCACACCAAAGTCAACTTAATGAACGAGCTGACCAAAATCAAAAGGGTTATGCAAAAGTTTATTGAAGATGCCCCTCATGAAATACTCCTTGTTTTAGATGGCTCTACTGGTCAAAATGCTTTTTTACAAGCCAAAGAATTTACTAAAGCTACTGATATCAATGCCTTGGCAATTACCAAACTTGATGGTACAGCAAAAGGAGGAGTGGTCATAGGTATTTCAGATCAATTCAAAATCCCAGTGAAATACATTGGAGTAGGTGAGAAAATGACGGATTTACAAGTCTTTAATAGAAAGGAATTTGTTGATTCCTTATTCAAAAAGAAAAAATAA